CGATAATATGAAGTTATTTGGTGTGCCTTGCGGGAGGCAACGGGAGGAGGAACGGGCAGGCCCACCGCCGCTTATGCGGGCGCAACACAGCATGCGTTGCATGCTCGGACGGCGGGGAGAGGGCAGTCAGCAGGGCGGGGTGTCGCCTTGCGAAACACCCCGCACGCCTGCCAACGCAAATACCGCAGCAGGTGAACTCAGGCGAAATCCGCCGGCTCCAGTGCCTCCAGCCGGGGGCCGGCCTCCTGGCCCAGAAGCGAGAGCCCAAGGAAAAATGGCGTCACTGGCTCCAAATGCAGCTCGAAGGTGTCCGTAAAGAAGTTCGTGAACATTTCCTTCACCTTGCCATTGGTGGAGGCCAGCCAGACATGCCCGGTCTGGATGTTCCAGGCCACTTCGAACACCGCCGGTACAGGCAGCGCCCGGGCCATCAGCCGCAACCGCACCTGCTCCTTGAGTTCCTTCTTCTGGTTGCGCCCCACGAACTTCTGGCCCTTTTGCCGGGCCTCGCGCTCGGCATCCACCAGCGAGAGTTCAAAGTACTTCTTGAACACTGCGGGCGACACTCGACGAGTCTCCAGTCTAAGGTTAAACACGAAGTAGTCGCCTTTCTGGGGGCTGCCCTCGCCCCAGGTGGTGTCCAGCCAGTTGTCGGCGTTGGACCAGCCGAAGCTGCGCTCCTCGGCGCTTTGGTCAATGTCCTTGAAGGCGAACCGGCGGAGCCGCTCCGGAATCTCCATCCATAAGGAAGAGGGAACCTCCTCCACAATGCGATAGCGCGCAATGCTGGCGCTGGCCGAGCAAAATCCCATGCCGTCCTCCGTGGGTGATGATGATCCCGCGGTCTACCGCAAAAGGGATCAGGCGTCATCCCCGGAAATGGCCGCTGCAATATCCTGAAATAATGAATGAAAAAAAGTGAAAAAGTTGCTTGACTCCGGCGCTGGTTTCGTGGATAAGCGCTTCTCCCGACGAGGAACGAGCCCGACGCCTTCCACTTCGCGGCCAGAGCGGCCGACAGAAAAAACGAAGGCAGATGAAAAAAAGGGTTGACGGCCTCGGAGGGAAGATGTAAGCAGTCTCTCCGCTCGACGCGAAAGCCGAGGGCGAAACGAGAGAAGCTCTCTGAAAACCGACAGTGAAC
This sequence is a window from Megalodesulfovibrio gigas DSM 1382 = ATCC 19364. Protein-coding genes within it:
- the rdgC gene encoding recombination-associated protein RdgC gives rise to the protein MGFCSASASIARYRIVEEVPSSLWMEIPERLRRFAFKDIDQSAEERSFGWSNADNWLDTTWGEGSPQKGDYFVFNLRLETRRVSPAVFKKYFELSLVDAEREARQKGQKFVGRNQKKELKEQVRLRLMARALPVPAVFEVAWNIQTGHVWLASTNGKVKEMFTNFFTDTFELHLEPVTPFFLGLSLLGQEAGPRLEALEPADFA